In Stigmatopora nigra isolate UIUO_SnigA chromosome 11, RoL_Snig_1.1, whole genome shotgun sequence, the following proteins share a genomic window:
- the LOC144204558 gene encoding matrix-remodeling-associated protein 5-like isoform X1: MYLNIAALVALWALVVPGGQACPRSCNCYQVSEVHCTFRSLFTVPTGLPAHTRRINLGFNSISRIHDRSLAGLQRLELLMLHSNDIHQLPDALFRDLKSLQILKLSYNKLKEIASWQTFSGLTSLLRLYLDHNHLQYIHPRALLQLPSLRLLRLQGNRLHQLHPHALCTLSLLNTYYFSTLRHLDVSNNSLITLPKATLQTAPMLESLALQANPWSCDCSMSWLASWRILHPDLMKCTGDSQCPTCESPRALQGQGLIDQKDMACISPVFTLEAEETPSETNLDEIRPSESFREPLGAASLGLSDQLGNSVELRCNVSHSADSPAPDLSLPSSSPVAMALSFTLECLVAKESYESLWRILAYYSETAVHLEREIMLSKAPELAYRYRQTSETEGYYNTGVKASLATGPHWLMQPAIGIQLNRAQSSRQIVSLTYSTRVSAHPDPTPVAATSTPISHPWVLISMNHTTTSITGLEGTRLELSCPLLSSGPPKVQWILPDGSKLISPSSSQDGKIQVSGSRLLLQNVQLSNRGIYYCVTQAGKDLDVLPLHVVVERSSAPQSGENVGAPVTGESGQPVSLTCNASGSPEPHINWVLPDGNIVRQELAGRGGLTVQSNGSLFFPKPSMRDAGHYRCVAVNQYGSASLSMTLEINQRKTLSLGNVPGGPQSASGRSTKIRAPLLSQIEEGSGAELEENDRSTQVYRKPHIPQSSHRLNQVRKPIRRGPLREGPLRRGGRPLTPEQRRNRYSTNKQKIDPLKWADILAKIRQKTTVTDSNEDITTEKPRANSLRRDEDSEEQRGNIDNKEREGNEGLEMEGSSVDDAFLQEESLQPVYPTRTIVITTQAKPASKEYSVTQPYDNEHENVTPYTKSQTDLVNLNPTLEGNEIDPDQVRAEEQEAKPTSSVIPLKPQKGQFPNSVSNTTRPQSPWNSRRRIGQRRRVINRTRGRSKKPLQPSPDSLKSSTPDITTTQMTTTKLPATMSEKIDEIKTHFSTSNVNTVRPPVPSVLGTVDITTTKSDLPTPTPSSPTSSPPDDTDATTDVMTHSGNIPDSVEWPVSKSKTLANTDSYDAHRNTQTTLSLNEDGPLGEKGEGLKNNLLDVPNGSQFPTPHLATPTVSLTTTHPISFTNNPASTSAGDPFVNDTIQKLTAFSPLTKNLIPLTLPPTTTPTQRVTTSSTLTSTAPTTDSSTTLLPTTSFMRPENWDTFKTTKIPGLSTTDTSTPTSKKNVTPAKITESQTTPSASFISSTTPKTTASSATASSGERPNLGQVIPKGRPVSGVTHESRPPTDWRYPGANFIPNSHSIRPQWSPSPLPAVPRQSSVLRSRPRIADPHIRTVSIPAGTIARLTCEAHGEPKPSITWTKVATGVVMSVHSRAQRFAVLPNGTLTIQNVQLQDRGTYICSAHSFLGRDRLLTTLEVWTRPPRMLLASYREATIHQGAEVHLECQASGVPTPLLSWVLPDRTVLTSTNNSSNRITVEQNGTLHIASTLPSDRGSYRCVASNSAGAASASVRLHVMALPPVIQQPREEHLLLSPGGPLYAHCTAKGAPPLTFRWRIPDGSLISPSQFLHGNLFVLPNGTLHIRKVGPKDTGSYECTSLNAVGMDKRTVRVELKKEAQGEVSSDLKNIPFSATVLKNRPSPHPPFQSKPLDSAKLTPLNPKYPFYPHQPIYADSASKINRTVLTSPSQLTNLTQTHVATHNSTLTSHTSDNGKASVILHTMPASPFSKARIVSTSPSITYVTYEENMQLHCSVTGNPSPIIIWRTPNRKLVDINFSYDRRLKVHHNGTLSVQSVTDRDVGDYLCIARNKVADDYRLLRVSTVIKPAKIEPKQPFNQMVSFGKALKVDCLASGLPKPAVSWSLPDGTMVNSILQGEARAGRGRRLIVFNNGTLLVPTVGRGEEGEYTCYAKNQGGQDTMKVQVKVLMTSPPIFNDDKSYQVIKVRQGYTAIIRCQAAGDPTPTVTWFSPARRVIKSSSGFYSDRIVVPSPGTLEVRRAQKIDAGNYTCRASNSAGERSMVVGLEVDVPNNGYNGYSDSRSRIRTIDGFNKATNSLDPVPRSDSENGFKKPSTLVTTQLGRVVRIGVKSDGNIGVRAENSEIDNRNLHGNLKNLRRNSPSSVTERSVASNLGPRSNEVAVQKANNDPSRNAGLVGDISRTGVQLSTNNRGRGDLSSWKITANAGTGSTNNKLVGLVTTGKQRIMKGQTVVLPCPSQGSASLTWYLPGNGVLPAPYYGSRLTVHRNGSLELRGARMSDSGTLVCVVRGTTGETRIQVELEVSEPQEASRPLLSLTSRSGAVRQASQYGPLVFEVPRPPVSQKSSQRGPSSLVGPDPVGPPAPSANSPMAVSSQTASLMSITNGETLRLPCYSSQTPKRTLGPLSWTLPSGKVMSRGGNRDSGRYFVQEDGTLVIQQASVFDRGTYTCRSTDPETSSVSVVTVPVIIIAYPPRITTGPSPVTYTRPGVAVELPCLTIATPRAMVTWETPDMTQLRVLGQGRIYGNRYLSPQGSLVIQKPSSRDTGFYKCTAKNVVGVDSKTTYLHVI, from the exons ATGTATCTGAACATAGCTGCGCTGGTGGCATTATGGGCCCTTGTGGTTCCCGGGGGCCAAGCATGCCCCAGGAGCTGCAACTGCTACCAGGTCAGCGAAGTCCATTGTACTTTCCGCTCCCTGTTCACCGTTCCTACTGGACTGCCAGCACACACACGGCGCATCAACTTGGG GTTTAACAGCATCAGCAGGATCCATGACAGATCGCTGGCCGGTCTACAGAGGTTAGAGCTTTTGATGCTGCACAGCAATGACATCCACCAACTGCCGGATGCATTGTTTCGAGACCTGAAATCACTGCAG ATATTGAAGCTGAGTTACAACAAACTGAAAGAAATCGCTTCATGGCAGACTTTCTCTGGGCTGACCTCGCTACTTCGTCTATACTTGGATCATAACCATCTCCAGTACATCCACCCGAGGGCCTTGCTTCAGCTGCCCAGCCTCCGTCTGCTACGTCTTCAAGGAAACAGGCTGCATCAGCTACATCCCCACGCTTTGTGCACACTATCCCTACTCAACACTTACTATTTTTCAACACTCCG GCACCTTGATGTGTCCAACAACAGTTTAATCACCCTGCCCAAGGCTACTTTGCAGACTGCACCGATGCTGGAATCTCTAGCGCTTCAGGCTAATCCCTGGAGCTGCGACTGCAGTATGAGTTGGCTCGCCTCTTGGCGTATTCTCCATCCAG ACTTGATGAAATGTACAGGAGATTCTCAGTGTCCGACATGTGAATCGCCAAGGGCCCTTCAAGGTCAAGGTTTGATTGATCAGAAAGATATGGCCTGCATCTCCCCTGTTTTTACCCTGGAGGCAGAAGAGACGCCTTCAGAGACAAACCTGGATGAAATAAGACCGAGCGAGTCCTTCAGAGAGCCTTTGGGTGCGGCATCTCTAGGCTTGTCAGATCAACTGGGGAACAGTGTTGAACTGCGCTGCAACGTTAGTCACTCGGCAGACTCTCCGGCCCCAGATCTCTCTCTTCCCTCATCGTCTCCTGTAGCCATGGCTCTATCTTTCACCCTGGAGTGCCTTGTGGCAAAGGAGAGCTATGAAAGTCTTTGGAGGATCCTGGCTTACTACAGTGAGACCGCAGTGCACCTCGAGCGGGAAATCATGCTGAGTAAAGCCCCAGAACTGGCCTACCGCTATAGACAGACATCAGAGACAGAGGGCTATTACAATACTGGGGTCAAAGCCTCTCTTGCAACAGGACCACACTGGCTAATGCAGCCTGCTATTGGTATTCAGCTCAATAGAGCACAGTCAAGTCGACAAATAGTTAGCCTTACATATTCAACCAGAGTTTCTGCTCATCCTGACCCCACTCCAGTTGCTGCAACATCAACCCCTATTTCCCACCCATGGGTACTCATTTCGATGAACCATACCACTACATCAATAACAGGCCTAGAAGGCACTAGATTGGAGCTCTCCTGCCCACTACTGAGCTCTGGTCCCCCAAAGGTACAGTGGATTCTGCCAGATGGCTCCAAACTGATCTCCCCATCCAGTAGCCAAGACGGAAAAATTCAGGTCTCTGGCTCTAGGCTGCTATTACAGAATGTGCAACTATCAAATAGAGGGATTTACTACTGTGTCACTCAGGCTGGCAAGGACTTAGATGTTCTCCCACTGCACGTGGTAGTAGAGAGGTCCTCTGCCCCACAATCAGGTGAGAATGTTGGAGCTCCTGTCACAGGAGAATCAGGACAGCCAGTCAGCCTGACCTGTAATGCTTCTGGCTCACCCGAACCACACATTAACTGGGTATTACCGGATGGAAATATAGTAAGGCAGGAATTAGCAGGACGAGGTGGCTTAACTGTACAATCAAATGGCAGTCTATTCTTTCCCAAGCCCTCTATGAGAGATGCTGGTCATTATCGTTGTGTTGCTGTCAACCAGTATGGTAGTGCCTCTCTGTCCATGACCCTTGAAATAAATCAAAGAAAGACTTTGTCACTTGGAAATGTTCCCGGGGGGCCACAATCTGCCTCTGGGAGATCAACAAAGATACGAGCACCATTACTAAGTCAAATAGAGGAAGGATCAGGCGCTGAATTGGAGGAAAATGATAGAAGCACTCAAGTCTACAGGAAACCTCACATTCCACAATCTTCACACAGACTAAATCAAGTTAGGAAGCCCATAAGACGGGGGCCTTTGAGAGAAGGTCCCTTGAGGAGGGGAGGGAGGCCTCTAACACCGGAGCAGAGAAGAAATCGTTATAGcaccaacaaacaaaaaattgacCCACTCAAATGGGCAGACATACTAGCAAAAATACGTCAAAAGACTACAGTCACGGACAGTAATGAGGACATCACAACAGAAAAGCCCAGAGCAAATTCTTTGAGAAGAGACGAGGACAGTGAAGAGCAAAGAGGTAACATAGAtaacaaagagagagagggaaatgaGGGATTAGAAATGGAGGGCTCATCAGTTGACGACGCATTTCTGCAAGAGGAAAGTTTACAGCCTGTTTACCCCACCCGCACAATAGTGATCACAACCCAAGCAAAACCTGCGAGTAAAGAGTACTCAGTAACACAGCCCTATGACAACGAGCATGAGAATGTGACACCATATACAAAATCACAAACAGATTTAGTTAACTTAAATCCAACATTAGAAGGTAATGAAATTGATCCAGATCAAGTACGAGCAGAGGAGCAGGAAGCAAAGCCCACCTCTAGTGTCATTCCTTTAAAACCACAAAAAGGACAATTCCCTAATTCAGTTTCAAATACTACACGGCCACAAAGCCCTTGGAACTCTCGCAGAAGGATTGGACAGCGAAGGCGAGTTATCAACAGGACGAGGGGTCGATCCAAGAAACCACTTCAACCGTCACCCGATTCACTAAAAAGTTCAACACCTGACATTACTACAACCCAAATGACAACAACCAAATTGCCGGCAACTATGTCAGAAAAGATCGATGAAATTAAAACTCACTTTTCAACGTCAAATGTTAACACAGTACGTCCTCCAGTTCCTTCTGTTCTTGGCACAGTTGATATCACAACTACAAAATCTGACTTGCCCACACCAACACCTTCATCCCCCACTTCATCACCCCCCGATGACACAGACGCAACTACAGATGTGATGACTCATTCAGGCAACATTCCAGACAGTGTCGAGTGGCCTGTCTCTAAATCAAAAACCCTGGCAAACACTGACTCTTATGAtgcacacagaaacacacaaacaaccTTAAGCCTAAATGAAGATGGACCCTTGGGCGAAAAGGGTGAAGGgctgaaaaataatttgttggACGTCCCAAATGGATCTCAATTCCCCACCCCTCACTTAGCTACCCCTACTGTTTCCTTGACAACAACACATCCAATCAGTTTTACAAATAATCCTGCCAGCACATCTGCTGGTGACCCATTTGTTAACGACACAATTCAAAAATTGACTGCATTTTCTCCTCTGACAAAAAACCTAATTCCGCTCACTTTACCCCCCACAACTACTCCAACTCAAAGGGTCACGACATCTTCCACCCTTACATCTACTGCTCCAACAACTGATTCATCAACTACACTCTTACCAACGACTAGTTTCATGAGGCCAGAGAATTGGGATACATTCAAAACGACTAAAATCCCTGGCCTTTCTACAACAGACACAAGCACTCctacttctaaaaaaaatgtcactccaGCCAAAATTACTGAGAGTCAGACTACACCAAGTGCATCTTTTATATCTAGcacaacaccaaaaacaacagcATCAAGTGCCACTGCATCATCCGGAGAAAGGCCAAACCTCGGCCAGGTCATACCCAAAGGGAGGCCTGTGTCTGGCGTTACGCACGAAAGTCGACCCCCCACTGACTGGAGATACCCTGGAGCTAATTTCATTCCAAATTCACACAGCATCAGGCCACAGTGGTCTCCCTCTCCTCTTCCTGCTGTCCCACGG CAGTCTTCAGTTTTAAGATCCCGGCCAAGGATTGCAGACCCACATATCAGAACAGTGTCGATCCCAGCGGGAACCATCGCTAGGCTTACTTGTGAAGCTCACGGAGAGCCGAAACCCTCCATCACGTGGACCAAGGTTGCTACAG GAGTAGTGATGTCTGTCCATTCTAGAGCTCAACGGTTTGCCGTTTTACCAAATGGCACTCTTACGATTCAGAATGTTCAACTACAAGACAGGGGCACGTATATTTGCAGTGCACACAGTTTCCTTGGTCGGGACAG GCTGCTAACCACTCTGGAAGTGTGGACTCGACCCCCGCGGATGCTGCTTGCAAGCTACAGAGAAGCCACGATCCACCAAGGTGCCGAGGTACACTTGGAGTGTCAAGCCAGTGGTGTTCCGACCCCTCTGCTATCTTGGGTTCTTCCTGACCGGACTGTCCTGACCTCCACGAACAACTCGAGCAATCGAATTACCGTGGAGCAAAACGGAACCCTCCATATCGCATCAACACTTCCCAGTGATCGAGGGTCATATCGTTGTGTGGCTTCCAACTCTGCCGGCGCCGCTAGTGCTTCCGTGCGCTTACACGTGATGGCATTGCCGCCGGTGATACAGCAACCGAGAGAGGAACACTTGCTTTTGAGTCCGGGAGGACCCCTCTATGCTCACTGCACAGCCAAAGGAGCTCCACCACTAACTTTTCGATGGCGCATCCCAGATGGGTCTCTCATTAGTCCTTCTCAGTTCCTCCACGGCAACCTTTTCGTCTTGCCAAATGGGACCCTACATATTCGAAAAGTCGGCCCGAAGGACACTGGCAGTTACGAATGCACCTCTCTTAATGCAGTTGGAATGGATAAGAGGACAGTAAGGGTGGAACTTAAAAAGGAAGCTCAAGGAGAAGTGTCAAGCGATCTGAAAAACATACCGTTTTCAGCCACAGTTCTGAAAAACAGACCTTCGCCTCATCCACCCTTCCAGTCAAAGCCGCTTGACTCTGCCAAATTGACCCCTCTCAACCCCAAATACCCATTTTACCCTCATCAGCCCATTTATGCTGACTCAGCCTCGAAAATCAATAGAACAGTCCTCACCTCTCCCTCGCAATTGACTAACTTGACACAAACGCACGTAGCTACACACAACAGCACACTCACCTCACACACATCTGACAATGGCAAAGCTTCAGTTATTTTGCACACCATGCCAGCATCTCCATTCAGCAAAGCCCGAATTGTTTCAACCTCACCCTCTATCACTTATGTGACCTACGAGGAGAATATGCAGCTCCACTGCTCTGTAACGGGCAACCCATCCCCCATTATCATTTGGAGGACCCCCAACAGAAAACTGGTGGACATTAATTTCAG TTATGACAGACGACTTAAAGTGCACCACAACGGAACCCTGTCAGTCCAGTCTGTGACAGATCGTGACGTCGGAGACTACCTATGCATTGCACGCAACAAAGTTGCTGATGATTATCGCCTCCTGCGTGTGTCTACGGTTATCAAGCCAGCAAAGATTGAGCCAAAACAGCCCTTCAATCAGATGGTGTCATTTGGAAAGGCACTCAAG GTAGACTGTTTGGCATCAGGATTACCTAAGCCAGCAGTCAGTTGGAGTCTACCAGATGGAACTATGGTGAACAGTATCTTACAAGGAGAAGCAAGAGCAGGCCGAGGACGGAGACTTATTGTTTTCAATAATGGAACATTGCTGGTTCCAACTGTGGGGCGGGGAGAAGAAGGCGAGTACACTTGTTACGCTAAGAACCAAGGAGGTCAAGATACCATGAAG GTTCAAGTCAAGGTTCTGATGACATCTCCACCAATCTTTAACGATGACAAAAGCTATCAAGTCATTAAAGTACGTCAAGGATATACAGCCATCATTCGCTGCCAAGCTGCTGGGGATCCAACCCCAACCGTTACCTGGTTTTCCCCAGCGCGTCGCGTTATCAAATCCAGTTCTGGTTTTTATTCTGACCGGATTGTGGTGCCTTCTCCTGGAACATTGGAGGTGCGTAGAGCCCAGAAGATTGACGCAGGAAACTACACGTGCCGAGCGAGCAACTCAGCTGGAGAAAGAAGTATGGTAGTAGGCCTGGAGGTGGATGTTCCTAATAATGGATACAATGGCTATAGTGATAGCAGAAGCCGTATAAGGACAATCGATGGATTTAACAAAGCGACTAATAGCCTTGATCCAGTCCCCAGGAGTGATAGtgaaaatggattcaaaaaGCCAAGTACTTTAGTCACAACACAGCTTGGTCGTGTTGTGCGTATCGGTGTAAAGAGTGATGGCAATATAGGCGTAAGAGCTGAAAACAGTGAAATCGACAATAGAAACCTAcatggaaatttaaaaaacctGAGGAGAAACAGTCCCAGTTCAGTTACAGAAAGAAGTGTTGCAAGCAATCTTGGACCGAGAAGTAATGAAGTGGCAGTGCAAAAAGCTAACAATGACCCCAGTCGGAATGCAGGGCTTGTCGGGGATATTTCAAGAACTGGCGTACAACTGAGTACAAACAACAGAGGCAGAGGCGACTTGAGTAGTTGGAAGATTACTGCCAACGCAGGCACTGGTAGCACCAATAATAAACTTGTGGGCTTGGTAACAACCGGGAAACAGCGGATAATGAAGGGCCAAACGGTTGTTTTGCCTTGTCCGTCTCAAGGGTCCGCTTCCTTAACCTGGTATCTGCCTGGCAATGGCGTACTGCCAGCCCCTTACTACGGTAGCCGGCTCACAGTGCACAGGAACGGTTCCCTGGAGCTGCGGGGTGCCCGGATGAGCGACAGTGGTACTTTAGTGTGCGTAGTAAGAGGCACCACAGGAGAAACCAGAATTCAAGTGGAGTTAGAAGTCTCGGAGCCACAAGAAGCATCCCGCCCACTTTTGTCTCTGACATCTCGATCAGGAGCCGTACGACAAGCCTCTCAGTACGGACCCCTCGTGTTTGAGGTGCCTCGCCCCCCAGTTTCTCAAAAGTCATCGCAACGTGGGCCGTCCTCACTTGTAGGCCCCGATCCCGTGGGTCCTCCCGCCCCTTCTGCCAACTCCCCAATGGCAGTGAGCTCCCAAACAGCTTCTCTAATGAGCATAACAAACGGAGAGACCCTTCGCTTACCCTGCTATTCTTCTCAGACCCCAAAACGTACCCTAGGACCCCTTTCTTGGACGTTACCAAGTGGCAAGGTCATGTCCAGGGGTGGCAACAGGGACTCTGGCCGATACTTTGTCCAAGAAGATGGAACGCTAGTGATCCAACAGGCATCAGTGTTTGACCGAGGCACTTATACCTGCAGATCCACTGACCCTGAAACTTCTTCAGTTTCAGTTGTTACAGTCCCCGTCATTATTATCGCTTACCCGCCGCGCATCACAACAGGGCCCTCACCTGTGACCTACACACGTCCTGGTGTCGCCGTGGAGCTACCTTGCCTCACCATAGCAACTCCCAGGGCGATGGTTACCTGGGAAACGCCAGATATGACACAGCTGAGGGTGCTGGGCCAGGGCCGTATCTATGGCAACCGTTATCTCAGTCCTCAGGGTTCTCTAGTGATACAGAAACCGTCGAGTCGGGACACGGGATTTTACAAATGCACGGCTAAAAATGTTGTAGGGGTGGATTCCAAGACAACATACCTGCATGTTATATAA